The genomic DNA ATATTCCAGGGGGATTGAGAGGGCCCTTGGATCTACGGGATCAAATTCTGGGATGCTTGGCACAATTGCTAAATCGCCGGCCAAGAAGGTCAAGACATTGTCGCTCTGTTCCAGTCCGTGCAAAGCAAGCGTTTCGTTTAGCGCCACAGTGACAGCATTACCGGCGCCGTTCTCTATCGGTCTTGCCGCTGCCTCTGGGTTAAATGGCACGCCTCCGGGAAGGGAGCAGGACTGGTGGATGGAAACGAGCGGAATTCCAAGCTTGCGGGCAATGAAAGCGGCCGACAAACTGGAATCTGTGAGCACGAGATCCGGCTTGAAGGCTGACGTTGCACCCAGCCTGGATTCAAGCTCGTTCTTCATATATACCGGGTCGGCATAACCCATCATCGCCAGAAATTGATGGAAATCCGCAAAATCGGGATCGAATGTCTGGCCCTTCGGCTCCGGAATAGGTGGAATCGGGATAGCTTCAAAGCCGAGCTTCTCCATGGCTGCACCCGCATTTCCCCAAATCGTAAAAGCGACCTCATGCCCCATGTCCCGAAGCTTGAGTGCGATGGGCAAGCAGCGGTTGACCCTGCCCATTCCGGCCATCATGCCGATAAATATTCTTTTTTTCTTCAACAAGGCATTCCCCCATAGCTCGATCAATTCAACGATTCGGTCAATAATTCGGCGGCAATTTCGCTGGCCTTCCAATGTCCCGATGTACGCGAGGTCAGCAATTCATGCTTGGGTCGTGCCCATAATCCGATATCGCCGCCGTTAACGGAGAATATTTCACCGCTAATTCCCCGGGTTTGCGGGAGGCTTAGCGCCACCGCCAGCTCGGCCGCCTCTTCGGGCGTTCCGACCCGCCAATAATCGGGGAGGTTTTGGCCCGCAGCCTCAGCATCCCGCCTCGCCCGCTCGATATACGGAGCCGTCATGTCCGTCAAGGCCGCCGGAGCGATGGCATTGACGCTGATTCCGTAATGCCGGAGCTCCAGTGCCAGCGTCCACGTCATGCCAAGCAAGCCGGCTTTAGCCGCGCTGTAGTTGAGCTGCCCCGCTGTTCCGGTTAAGCCCGCTGTTGAGGTCATATTGATGATGCAGCCCTGTCTTCTCTCCCTCATGCCCGGCAGCGCGGCCCGAATGCAGGAGAAGGCTCCTTTCAAATGAATGCTGATCACAGCGTCCCAATCCTCTTCGCCAAGCTTGTGCGCCATTTGATCGCGGATAATTCCAGCGTTGTTCACCAGAATATCCACCTGGCCGAACTCCGCCGTCGCCGCGGAGATGATCCGAGCTCCGCCCTCCATCGTATGGACCGGTTCGGCGATGCCGATGGCGACGCCGCCGTTTTGGCGAATTTCCTCAACAACTGCGTTAACACGGCTAGCATCGGTACCATTAACGACCACCCGGGCACCTTCTTGTGCCATTCTAAGGGCGATCGCCCGGCCGATACCGCGGCTGGAGCCGGTTATCACTGCAGTTTGCTGGTTAAGGTGCATGCAGCTGCCTCCTTTTTATACACATTTCTCCCATAACGTCGCGAGCCCCAGTCCGCCGCCGATACCGAGCGTCGTCATGCCCCTTGCAGCGTCCATGCTCCGCATTTCGCTGAACAGGCGTGTGACGAGAATGGCACCGGAGGCTCCGTAAGGATGGCCCAGCGCGATAGCTCCGCCGCCGACATTGACGATTTCCTCCGGTATGCTCAGCTGCTGCAGAGAGGCCAGCACCTGCGAGGCAAAAGCTTCATTGAATTCCACGATATCGAGATCACTTACCGTCAGGCTGTTTCTTGCGAGCAGCTTGCTTACCGCGGGTACCGGACCGATCCCTAAATAATTCGGATCGACACCGGCTGCGGCCGAATCGACGAACTGCATGACAGGCTGCAAGCCTAATGAGCGGGCCATCTTGAGTGACATCAACAGGACGATCGCTGCACCGTCATTGACCGGGCAAGCGTTCCCCGCCGTTACCGTGCCATCGGCATCGAATGCGGGCGGCAGAGCCGCGAGCTTCTCGAGCGTTGTGCCCGGGCGCGGACATTCATCCGTATCGATGATGATTGCTTCACGCTCTGCCGTAATGGAGACCGGCACGATTTCGCCCTGAAAGCGCCCGCTGCGGATCGAGTCCACGGCCTTGTTTTGGCTATGAAGTGCAAATAAATCCTGCTGCTCCCTGGTGATCCCATATTTGTTAGCAACATTGTTCGCGGCCTTGCCCATATCCGGATCACCGATACAATCAGGCGAGAACCTTGCGCGGCCCATAATCGCAGGAAATCCTCTGCCATATAATGAAAGAGGTTTCTCGATCTTCCACGGCGCTCGGCTTGTGCTCTCTACACCGCCCGCCAAATAGATCTCGCCCGCTCCAGCCTGAATCAGCCGCGCCGCCAGATGAATCGCTTCTAGACCCGAACCGCATTGACGGTCGACCGTAACTCCTGGAACCTCCACCGGAAGTCCGGCGGTCAAAGCGGACAATCTGGCGATATTGCCGCCCGGGCCAACTGCATTGCCGAGGATTACGTCATCGATATCCCCAGGGTTCACGGATGTTTCGCCCAGAATAGCTCGAATCACCTCTGCGGCGAGCACCTCGGGCGGAATCTCCCTGAACATTCCTCCATATTTGCCGATGGCCGTTCGTTTGGCAGCTACAATCACGGGAATGGACATGCTCACACCCCCCTTCCGGCCAGCCAACCATGGATGGACGCGCGCGATATTTTGCCGCTGTTCGTGTAAGGGAAAGATTCGACCCGCAAAATTTTCTTCGGGCATTTATAGCTGGCCAGCCGCTTGCGGCAGTGTGCCATAATATCCTGGTCGCTGATCACCGCGTCTTGTTTTGCTTTCACGAGAGCCACGACCTTTTGCCCCCAGTAGGCGTCAGGCAGTCCAGCTACAATGGCCTCCTCGATTTCCTCCAACGACAGCAAAATTTTCTCGATCTCTTCGGGGTAAATGTTAAGCCCTCCGCTGATGATCATATTGTTGCTTCTGCCCACCATATAGAGGAAGCCTTCTGAGTCCCTCATCGCCAGATCTCCTACCGTTGCCCACTCTCCATGGATAACCTGCTTCGTTTCGTCTGCATTATTGAAGTAGCCGGAGAAAATCATGCCGCTTCTGATATAAATCTGTCCCACTTCGCCTGCCCCCGCTTCTGTACCGTCAGGCTTGCGCAAGGACACCTTCACTCCGTTAAACGGCTTGCCGATCGAGTCCGGTCTAGCTTTGTTGCCTGCTGGATCCAGCACCGTGACGAAGCTGAGCTCGGACGCGCCATAGAATTCGTAAATGCCTGCCTGAGGAAAGGCCTCCCCTGCCTTCCGCTTCGATTCCGGTGTCCACTTGTCTCCCGTCGTAATTAATGATTTTACTTGCGGCGCAGTAAAAACAGGAGTTTGCGAGATCGCTTCATGGTACAGCGCTTCGAATATCGTTGGAACGAGATAAATATGGGTAATGGGACAGGCCCCCAGCATAGCCAGCGCCGTCGCGGCCTTGAATTTTCGCGGGAGATAGAAGGTTCCGCCAAGATACAAGGTTTGAATCGCCGCATAAATCGTCAAAGAGTGTACGAGCGGCCCGGTACCGAGAACATGGTCGGCTTCGCTTAAGCCAAATGCCTCCTTGGCCTGAGCGAAGCTCTCCATCCATGAATGCTGAGCACGGAGGAAGCCTTTCGGCATTCCGGTGGTTCCTGAAGTAAACCCCATATAGAATATGCTGTCCGGGGTTGAATTGCGGGAAAATCGGTGCCCGGCTGAACCAGCACTGGCGGCAGCCGCATTGCCTTCGCGACTATGGTCCCTAATTTCCTCCTGCACTGCGGAATCGCTGTCGATGACGATCAGCTTCGTCGTATCAGGAACACTGGCCAAGCGAGGCAGCAAATCGATGCCAACAACCAAAATAGCCGGCCTGCACTCCCCTAAAATCGCATCGATATTTGCATCGGCCCATTTCGGATCGAATAGCGCTGAGCATAACCCGAGCTTTGCCGCAGCCAAAAAATATTGCACGAACTCCACACTGTTATGCAGCAAGAAACCGATGAGCGTATGCCCAGCTTGATTAAAGCTATTCTCAAAGGCCATAAGTTCGCAAGCCGCCTCGTTGATGGCCTTATCAAGCTCCTGATATGTCAACCGGCGGTGATCGACGACGAGCGCGGTTTTCTCCGGTTTTTCGGCGGCGTGTGCTAGAACGGCCTCCGTAATCAGCATAAGGATCACCTTCTCTGGAGAATGTTTGGTAAAGATATCTAACGAGTATCCAGTCGAACAGGACTGGCAAGCACATGTCCGTTCTTAACCAGATACAGTCCCTTCGCAGACATGCGTATGTTAGGCAGATGGGAAGCGGTCAGAAAAAGCAGCGTATAGGCGGGATCGCGAAACCGATAGCCGTGTTCCTTCATCCGAAGCGCAAAAAGACCAAGAGATTCGCTGATCTCTTCCATGTTCCCGGCGCTCATTGTGCCGCCTAACGGAAGGGGGATATGCAGCTTATCCCCGTTGATGAAAGAAGCCAGTATCCCGTCGCCACGCTCGTTCAGCTCCTGCAATATGTCGCATATCCCCTTTTCACTCCTGCCGATCAGCAAAGTATCTCCTGAGGCGCTATAAGTGCTGGCCAGCGCCGTAACCCCAGAAGCAAAGCCTTTTATACGGGTATGAAGCGTCCACTTCCCTTTAGAGTCAAGCAGCGTAATGAAGCTCTCCTCGTCCCCTAGCCGTTCACCAGCAATAAATTCGTAAGGCTTCGTAATGACATCGTTGACAAGCTCAATACCTGTGCTGCCTTGTCCACGGATCTGTTCCGGGACCAGCTCGGCAGGCACTCTTCGGGCCGGGAAATAGGATTGTAGCCAGCTTGTGACAGCAGCTTCATCGGCCGGCTGCATGTCTTCCCGGTTCCAGATGCGCCATGTCCCCTGCTGCATAACATGGAGCGGAGCCGGCTCGTTCAGCGAGTCCAGAACGTTGAAGCTGGCAAGCCTGCCGGGGGCAATGCCGCCCAGATCTTCATCGAGCCCATAGTACGTCGCCGGATTCAGGGTAGCCAGCCTGTAAGCTTCTACGGCGGATAAGCCGGCTTCCATGCACAGCTTGATCATGCCGGGAATGCTGTGCTCCTCCGTAAAATGCGGCGAAGGTCCGTCGCTCGTAAGCATAACGCGGTTCAAATTAAAACGCGGATCGCCGGCCAGGCCAGCCAAAATATCCGGCAGATCCGGGCGTATAGAAGAGTATCTGAGGCTGGCGTACAGTCCGAGCTTCAATCTCTTTAGCACATCCTCGGCATTTAGAGACTCGTGATCCGCTCCGATACCCGCCGCCGCGATCCCGCTGATTTTTTCATAGGAGACGCCTGGCAGATGACCTTCTACTCGCAAACGCGCGCTCTTTAACAGATGCAGCCGTTCCAGCAGCTCCTCATCGCCCTGAAGAAGCTGAAACCATTCCGTAAATTCACCGCCTTGAATGACAAGCGGATGAGCAAGCCACGTTTTGAGCAAATACCGGTCGCCAGCCTGCACTTGATCAAAATTGCACCACCACAAAGACATATGGCTGCTGATCCGGTCTAATTCCTCAATAAACGAGATCGCCCGCTCGCCAAGGAGCATAAGCAGGGACAAGTTATCGTTAACCGATAACACGGACCCTTGACGGAGCTGGCTGACGCCCCAAGTGAACGGGTTGTACATTTGACAGGGATGCGCATGAGGCTCAATATAACCGGGAACGACGATTTGCCTCTGCTCCAGTTCAATGATTTGCGTATTCGGCGTTACTGGAAATTCCTTGTCTCCGACGTAGGCGATCCGGTTGCCGGAAACGTAAATATGCCCCCTTTCGACTTGTCCCGTGTATACGTTGAGATAGGCTGCATTCTTCAACCAAACATCCGGAGGTTTGCGGCCAAGGGATACGGCAATAAGGTCGCGGTATTCTTCAAGAGTGCATGGATATATTCGCATCGTTCCTCCTCACATTCTGAGTGCGATCAGCACGGACATGAATAGTCCCGACACGAGCAGCGTTTTGAAGTCGATGGCTTGCAAAGCAAGCGTTCTTAGCTGTGTGCGCTGCATTCCTGGCTGGTAACCCCGGGCTTCAATCGCCTGGGAGGCACTTTCGGCTTTCTGGAACGCCAGCATCAGGACGGGTACAATAATCGGGATAAAGTTCAGCAATCTTTTGACTATGTTGCCGGAGGCGAAATCAACGCCCCTGGCTCTTTGGGCTTTCATAATTTTGTCGGTTTCCTGCAGGAGAATCGGAATAAAGCGAATCGTTAACGTCATCATCATGGCGATTTCCTGTGTCGGCACCCCTATTCTGCGGAGCGGTGACAACAGTGTTTCAATGGCGCTGGTCAAATCGCTCAGCTTCGTCGTTAAGGTCAGCAAGGTGGCCATGGCTAACAGTAAAATGATGCGTACAGCAATCGCAATCGCCTTAAGCACGCCTTGCTCATAGATGGACACAGAGCCAAGTTGAATCAGCACCTCTCCGCCCTGCGTCAAGAAAATATGAAAGACCGACGTAATGATCACAATCAGCCATACCGGCTTTAATCCTCTGATGATGTAGGTGAGCGGTATTTTGGAAATGGCAATGGCGGCCGCGACCATAAGCGCCAGCAGAACGTAAGAGACAAGCGTCGTGAGGAGCAGCGCCGAAATCATGAAGGCCATGACGATCAACAGCTTCGTTCGCGGATCGAGCTCATGGACCAGCGATTTCTTATCAATGTACTGCCCAAATATCAGATGCTGGGTCAAGGCCATGCTTCAGACCCCTCCTTTTCCGCTGGCGATGAGGAAATGATCGGCGAGCTGCGCCAGAATCGCTTCCTTCTTCACGGACTCAACCGTTATAGGGGTGTACAGCTTGGCGTTTAATTGCTCGACGAGGGACAGCGCCAGCGGGAGCTTTAGTCCTAACGACTCGATTTCCTGCCGATAATACGTAAAGAGCGTAAGCGGATCTGTTTTGAGTTTGACTTTACCACTTTCGAAAACGATGACGTCTTCAGCGTACTCGGCCAATAGGTCCATATCATGGGTTACAATGACCAGCGTGCGCTGCTTCTCCTTGCGCCAGCTGAGAAACAGCTCCATAAGCGACTGTTTGCCCTCGGTATCCAAACCTACCGTAGGCTCGTCCAGAATAAGCACGGAAGGCTCCATCACCAGCACTCCGGCAATCGCAGCTCTCCTCTTCTCCCCGCCGCTTAGCTCAAATGGCGACCGATCTCCGAAAGATTCGTCCAGACCGACCAGCCTAAGCGCCTCCAGCGCCTTGGCTCGGATCAGATCCTGCGGCCAGCCTAACTGGTTGGGACCAAAGGAAATATCCTTTAGAACGGTCTCCTCAAATAGCTGGTGCTCCGGCATTTGAAATACGATGCCCACTTTGTCAAAGAGAACGGGCTTCCTTTTGCTGCCGCTCCTGATGATGGTGTCGCCAACATGGATGCTTCCCCGCGTCGGGTACAGCAGTCCATTAAGATGTTGGACGAAGGTAGATTTGCCAGAGCCCGTCCTTCCTACGACAGCGGTAATTTTATTGCTGTCCAGCTTCAAATTGAGTCCGCGCAGCACTTCGTTCTCGAGCGGCGTTCCAGCGTTATAGGAGTAAAATACGTCATTTAATGTAATTTCCATAATCCATCCACCAAATCTTCCATACAAAATAGGTTGCGCGGGAGCGGAATCCCTTTGCTTCGCAAAGCGTCCCTTACGTTTACAGCGAAAGGAGCCGCCAAGCCGGGAATCGAGAGATAGCCCTCCTCGAACAGCTTGCCCGGCGGACCGTCGTACCGAATACATCCATGATCCAGAACGATCAGTCTAGACGCCTCGGCCAGTTCCTCCATATCATGGGTGATTGAAATGATTGTGATCCCCTTCCGATTCAGTTCCCTGATCAGGCCCAGCACCTGCTGTCTGCCTTCCGGATCAAGCATCGAAGTCGACTCGTCGAATATAATTACATCCGGCTCTACTGCCAGAATGCCGGCAATCGCAATTCTCTGTTTCTGACCGCCCGATAAGGAATCGACATCAGCGTGGATGTAATCCAGCATGCCTACGCGTTCCAATACGAGCCTCACTTTCGTGGCAATCTCTTCTGGGGACAAGCAGAGATTCTGCAGGCCAAAAGCAACATCTTCATACACGGTAGAAGCAACGATTTGATTTTCGGGATTCTGAAAGACCATCCCGATTTTTTGTCGTATCGTTCCCAGCTCCCGTTCATTGCTGGTCCGGTAATCCTTATATCGTACCTCGCCCTC from Paenibacillus woosongensis includes the following:
- a CDS encoding nucleotide disphospho-sugar-binding domain-containing protein — its product is MKKKRIFIGMMAGMGRVNRCLPIALKLRDMGHEVAFTIWGNAGAAMEKLGFEAIPIPPIPEPKGQTFDPDFADFHQFLAMMGYADPVYMKNELESRLGATSAFKPDLVLTDSSLSAAFIARKLGIPLVSIHQSCSLPGGVPFNPEAAARPIENGAGNAVTVALNETLALHGLEQSDNVLTFLAGDLAIVPSIPEFDPVDPRALSIPLEYVGPIVWRDDSVAGLPPSWLAEERSIAGKRRVFVYTSRLVEWGVESGGHIFREVVHALGHTSTEILIATGFNPLEGDQEKIPPNVSFATYVSGVMAAERSDIMIHHGGHGSCMTTLLTGTPSLMIPTWAEREFNARQLQHIGGGCMIRPNEMTGQRLAETVDTMLSGGALEQAQTLRDSIASRHYGGAERAAALINGLL
- a CDS encoding SDR family NAD(P)-dependent oxidoreductase, whose translation is MHLNQQTAVITGSSRGIGRAIALRMAQEGARVVVNGTDASRVNAVVEEIRQNGGVAIGIAEPVHTMEGGARIISAATAEFGQVDILVNNAGIIRDQMAHKLGEEDWDAVISIHLKGAFSCIRAALPGMRERRQGCIINMTSTAGLTGTAGQLNYSAAKAGLLGMTWTLALELRHYGISVNAIAPAALTDMTAPYIERARRDAEAAGQNLPDYWRVGTPEEAAELAVALSLPQTRGISGEIFSVNGGDIGLWARPKHELLTSRTSGHWKASEIAAELLTESLN
- a CDS encoding thiolase family protein, with protein sequence MSIPVIVAAKRTAIGKYGGMFREIPPEVLAAEVIRAILGETSVNPGDIDDVILGNAVGPGGNIARLSALTAGLPVEVPGVTVDRQCGSGLEAIHLAARLIQAGAGEIYLAGGVESTSRAPWKIEKPLSLYGRGFPAIMGRARFSPDCIGDPDMGKAANNVANKYGITREQQDLFALHSQNKAVDSIRSGRFQGEIVPVSITAEREAIIIDTDECPRPGTTLEKLAALPPAFDADGTVTAGNACPVNDGAAIVLLMSLKMARSLGLQPVMQFVDSAAAGVDPNYLGIGPVPAVSKLLARNSLTVSDLDIVEFNEAFASQVLASLQQLSIPEEIVNVGGGAIALGHPYGASGAILVTRLFSEMRSMDAARGMTTLGIGGGLGLATLWEKCV
- a CDS encoding AMP-binding protein, translating into MLITEAVLAHAAEKPEKTALVVDHRRLTYQELDKAINEAACELMAFENSFNQAGHTLIGFLLHNSVEFVQYFLAAAKLGLCSALFDPKWADANIDAILGECRPAILVVGIDLLPRLASVPDTTKLIVIDSDSAVQEEIRDHSREGNAAAASAGSAGHRFSRNSTPDSIFYMGFTSGTTGMPKGFLRAQHSWMESFAQAKEAFGLSEADHVLGTGPLVHSLTIYAAIQTLYLGGTFYLPRKFKAATALAMLGACPITHIYLVPTIFEALYHEAISQTPVFTAPQVKSLITTGDKWTPESKRKAGEAFPQAGIYEFYGASELSFVTVLDPAGNKARPDSIGKPFNGVKVSLRKPDGTEAGAGEVGQIYIRSGMIFSGYFNNADETKQVIHGEWATVGDLAMRDSEGFLYMVGRSNNMIISGGLNIYPEEIEKILLSLEEIEEAIVAGLPDAYWGQKVVALVKAKQDAVISDQDIMAHCRKRLASYKCPKKILRVESFPYTNSGKISRASIHGWLAGRGV
- a CDS encoding adenine deaminase C-terminal domain-containing protein — encoded protein: MRIYPCTLEEYRDLIAVSLGRKPPDVWLKNAAYLNVYTGQVERGHIYVSGNRIAYVGDKEFPVTPNTQIIELEQRQIVVPGYIEPHAHPCQMYNPFTWGVSQLRQGSVLSVNDNLSLLMLLGERAISFIEELDRISSHMSLWWCNFDQVQAGDRYLLKTWLAHPLVIQGGEFTEWFQLLQGDEELLERLHLLKSARLRVEGHLPGVSYEKISGIAAAGIGADHESLNAEDVLKRLKLGLYASLRYSSIRPDLPDILAGLAGDPRFNLNRVMLTSDGPSPHFTEEHSIPGMIKLCMEAGLSAVEAYRLATLNPATYYGLDEDLGGIAPGRLASFNVLDSLNEPAPLHVMQQGTWRIWNREDMQPADEAAVTSWLQSYFPARRVPAELVPEQIRGQGSTGIELVNDVITKPYEFIAGERLGDEESFITLLDSKGKWTLHTRIKGFASGVTALASTYSASGDTLLIGRSEKGICDILQELNERGDGILASFINGDKLHIPLPLGGTMSAGNMEEISESLGLFALRMKEHGYRFRDPAYTLLFLTASHLPNIRMSAKGLYLVKNGHVLASPVRLDTR
- a CDS encoding energy-coupling factor transporter transmembrane component T family protein, producing MALTQHLIFGQYIDKKSLVHELDPRTKLLIVMAFMISALLLTTLVSYVLLALMVAAAIAISKIPLTYIIRGLKPVWLIVIITSVFHIFLTQGGEVLIQLGSVSIYEQGVLKAIAIAVRIILLLAMATLLTLTTKLSDLTSAIETLLSPLRRIGVPTQEIAMMMTLTIRFIPILLQETDKIMKAQRARGVDFASGNIVKRLLNFIPIIVPVLMLAFQKAESASQAIEARGYQPGMQRTQLRTLALQAIDFKTLLVSGLFMSVLIALRM
- a CDS encoding ATP-binding cassette domain-containing protein, producing MEITLNDVFYSYNAGTPLENEVLRGLNLKLDSNKITAVVGRTGSGKSTFVQHLNGLLYPTRGSIHVGDTIIRSGSKRKPVLFDKVGIVFQMPEHQLFEETVLKDISFGPNQLGWPQDLIRAKALEALRLVGLDESFGDRSPFELSGGEKRRAAIAGVLVMEPSVLILDEPTVGLDTEGKQSLMELFLSWRKEKQRTLVIVTHDMDLLAEYAEDVIVFESGKVKLKTDPLTLFTYYRQEIESLGLKLPLALSLVEQLNAKLYTPITVESVKKEAILAQLADHFLIASGKGGV
- a CDS encoding energy-coupling factor transporter ATPase; protein product: MIHFSGVSFQYPQQDCVLSDISFTISPGEYVIIAGTNGTGKSTAAKLINGLLLPTEGEVRYKDYRTSNERELGTIRQKIGMVFQNPENQIVASTVYEDVAFGLQNLCLSPEEIATKVRLVLERVGMLDYIHADVDSLSGGQKQRIAIAGILAVEPDVIIFDESTSMLDPEGRQQVLGLIRELNRKGITIISITHDMEELAEASRLIVLDHGCIRYDGPPGKLFEEGYLSIPGLAAPFAVNVRDALRSKGIPLPRNLFCMEDLVDGLWKLH